A single Triticum dicoccoides isolate Atlit2015 ecotype Zavitan chromosome 2A, WEW_v2.0, whole genome shotgun sequence DNA region contains:
- the LOC119355742 gene encoding uncharacterized protein LOC119355742 — protein MIARSGRDRFLRRRRSCQPQAVHGDDRISALSDDLLLDILGRLDTRTVLATGMLSKRWAGLSREHPVLDFRVGDILPPRYQRWLLLHRDPEVTGFHHNSGAAKVEKAMRHIRRYERRAMRALASSAERLSDAAAGRRVSRLTLKFFSTHNTGCINRLISTAIDAWEVRDVVAVAKPVYSQRRKFHAFPSQGICGHPHASRLRSLKLAGCALPPLRGHGALTVLVLQDTPMSTPVSAYEGVFTSCPQLQVLHLISCYTADIRGQITVDAPGSDLTELVVDRCVGFIGICLRALPRLERLASLGTRVSFEAASCPCLRQCNLALCRGVTEATARRYFVPRTKLELASFVGCIPDVTGVVVRFTGPDRWIVPSVSSPALSLLPNLRRLLVADVPRCWDVSWPRLLLETVPSLETLHVHVAPPPCKEEEEPSGDEISWRPAMRGHRHLKEFVMTGFEGTERQVYLVRLVMGVCSTALRHVAMLKKGLVRDKGHWDWEMATQQQHSQSQWTDEEKDKTLKQIMNGVPSYSTASPVIVFG, from the coding sequence ATGATAGCTAGGAGCGGGAGGGATCGATTTCTGCGCCGCCGCCGCAGCTGCCAGCCGCAGGCGGTCCACGGTGATGACCGGATCAGCGCCCTATCCGACGACCTCCTCCTCGACATCCTGGGCCGCCTCGACACCCGCACGGTTCTCGCCACCGGGATGCTCTCCAAGCGCTGGGCCGGCCTCTCCCGCGAGCACCCCGTCCTCGACTTCCGCGTCGGGGACATACTCCCGCCGCGCTACCAAAGATGGCTCCTCCTCCATCGGGACCCCGAGGTCACCGGTTTCCACCACAATTCCGGCGCGGCAAAGGTGGAGAAGGCCATGCGCCACATCAGGAGGTACGAGCGCCGCGCCATGCGCGCCTTGGCCAGCTCCGCCGAGCGCCTCTCGGACGCGGCGGCCGGCCGGAGGGTCAGCAGGCTGACGCTCAAGTTCTTCTCGACCCACAACACCGGCTGCATCAACCGGCTCATCTCCACGGCCATCGATGCTTGGGAGGTCCGCGACGTCGTGGCCGTCGCCAAGCCGGTCTACTCGCAACGCCGGAAGTTCCACGCCTTCCCCAGCCAGGGCATCTGCGGGCACCCTCACGCGTCACGCCTGCGAAGCCTCAAGCTTGCTGGCTGCGCGCTCCCGCCGCTCCGCGGGCACGGCGCGCTCACCGTGCTCGTCCTGCAGGACACGCCCATGTCGACGCCCGTGTCGGCGTACGAGGGCGTCTTCACCTCGTGCCCGCAGCTGCAGGTGCTCCACCTCATCTCCTGCTACACCGCTGACATACGAGGGCAGATCACCGTGGACGCCCCCGGGTCGGACCTGACGGAGCTCGTCGTCGACCGCTGCGTCGGGTTCATAGGGATATGCCTGCGGGCTCTTCCCAGGCTCGAGCGCCTGGCCTCCCTGGGCACGAGAGTGAGCTTCGAGGCCGCCTCGTGCCCCTGCCTCAGGCAATGCAACCTCGCCCTGTGCAGGGGCGTCACGGAGGCAACGGCTCGCCGCTACTTTGTGCCACGCACGAAGCTGGAGCTTGCCTCGTTTGTGGGGTGCATCCCGGACGTAACGGGCGTGGTCGTTCGGTTCACTGGACCTGACAGATGGATCGTGCCGTCCGTTTCCTCGCCGGCGCTGTCCCTGCTACCTAACCTCCGGCGCCTGCTGGTCGCCGACGTGCCTCGGTGCTGGGACGTCTCGTGGCCGCGCCTCCTCCTTGAGACGGTGCCTTCCCTCGAGACCCTCCATGTCCACGTTGCCCCGCCGCCTTGCAAAGAGGAAGAGGAGCCCAGCGGCGATGAGATATCGTGGCGGCCCGCCATGCGTGGGCACCGGCACCTCAAGGAGTTTGTGATGACTGGTTTTGAAGGGACGGAGAGGCAGGTTTACCTCGTCAGGCTTGTCATGGGAGTGTGCAGCACGGCGTTGCGCCATGTCGCCATGCTCAAGAAGGGGCTTGTTCGGGACAAGGGCCACTGGGACTGGGAGATGGCGACGCAGCAGCAGCACTCACAGTCACAGTGGACCGACGAGGAGAAGGACAAGACGCTTAAACAGATCATGAATGGGGTTCCTTCTTACTCAACCGCTTCTCCGGTTATAGTTTTTGGATGA
- the LOC119355740 gene encoding O-glucosyltransferase rumi homolog isoform X2 — MAMAVAPAGAVEGQRSSKLVAALSRTSATFLFFSVVAVGAVAVSTRWITTNTTTLQASFPTTAAIPAAAAAVLHPKTQHPNPSPQSPSRQPRPPPAAYSISCPVPSLRLNISHAAKASKSSQTLALALSSPSSCRSSPDPPPATATAAGSSSNSSCPPYFRFIHEDLRPWRAAGGVTRAMLARARATASFRLVVLGGRAFVQRFRPAFQTRDLFTIWGILQLLRRYPGRVPDLDLMFDCVDWPVVRTHLYRGEHAPFMPPLFRYCGDDRTLDIVFPDWSFWGWPEINIKPWDALHKDLKDGNSKVRWFSREPYAYWKGNAAVATSRQELVKCNVSSTQDWNARIYTQDWFKESKEGYKTSDLGSQCTHRSLMPLQHYWPVRDNNKCASIQYAVNWGNSHKQLAQRIGKEASNFVEQEVNMDHVYDYMLHLLREYAKLLSFKPTKPPEAVEVCPDSLVCQAEGTERKFLMESMVKSAHDSGPCDLPPPFSRRELTMLKRRKENSIRQVEMWERRASTTR; from the exons ATGGCGATGGCGGTGGCACCAGCTGGGGCCGTGGAGGGACAGCGGTCCAGCAAGCTCGTCGCGGCGCTGTCGAGAACGAGCgcgaccttcctcttcttctccgtggTCGCCGTCGGAGCGGTCGCCGTATCCACTCGCTGGATCACCACCAACACCACCACT TTGCAGGCAAGCTTCCCCACCACCGCGGCcattcccgccgccgccgccgccgttctccACCCCAAAACACAGCACCCCAACCCATCACCGCAGTCGCCCTCCAGACAACCGCGACCACCACCCGCCGCCTACTCCATCTCTTGCCCCGTCCCTTCCCTCCGTCTCAACATCTCCCACGCCGCCAAAGCGAGCAAATCTTCCCAAACCCTGGCCCTCGCGCTCTCCTCCCCGTCCTCCTGCCGCTCCTCCCCCGACCCCCCACCGGCCACCGCAACCGCCGCCGGCTCATCCTCCAACTCCTCGTGCCCGCCCTACTTCCGCTTCATCCACGAGGACCTCCGCCCATGGCGCGCGGCGGGGGGCGTCACCCGCGCCATGCTCGCGCGCGCCCGCGCCACCGCCAGCTTCCGCCTCGTCGTCCTGGGCGGCCGGGCCTTCGTGCAGCGGTTCCGCCCGGCGTTTCAGACGCGCGACCTCTTCACCATCTGGGGGATTCTCCAACTGCTCCGTCGCTACCCCGGCCGCGTCCCCGACCTCGACCTCATGTTCGACTGCGTCGACTGGCCCGTCGTCCGCACGCACCTCTACCGCGGTGAGCACGCCCCCTTCATGCCGCCGCTCTTCCGGTACTGCGGGGATGACAGGACGCTCGACATCGTCTTCCCAGATTGGTCATTCTGGGGCTG GCCGGAGATCAACATAAAACCATGGGATGCCCTGCATAAAGATTTGAAGGATGGTAATAGTAAGGTAAGATGGTTCAGTAGAGAACCTTATGCTTACTGGAAAGGGAATGCAGCAGTTGCGACATCACGGCAGGAATTGGTTAAGTGTAATGTCTCCAGCACGCAAGACTGGAATGCAAGGATTTACACTCAG GACTGGTTCAAAGAGAGCAAGGAAGGGTATAAGACCTCGGATTTGGGCAGTCAGTGCACTCACAG GTCTCTTATGCCGCTTCAGCATTATTGGCCAGTTCGGGATAACAATAAATGCGCCTCAATACAATATGCTGTTAACTGGGGCAACTCTCACAAGCAATTG GCACAGCGCATAGGAAAGGAAGCAAGCAATTTCGTTGAACAAGAGGTTAATATGGACCATGTGTATGATTACATGCTTCACCTGTTAAGGGAATATGCCAAGCTTCTAAGTTTCAAGCCAACTAAGCCACCTGAAGCTGTTGAGGTCTGCCCTGACTCTTTGGTCTGCCAAGCTGAAGGCACTGAGAGGAAGTTTCTTATGGAATCCATGGTGAAGTCTGCCCATGATTCAGGTCCATGTGATCTTCCCCCACCTTTCAGCCGCCGGGAGCTCACAATGCTAAAACGGAGGAAAGAAAATTCGATTAGGCAGGTTGAAATGTGGGAGCGGAGAGCTTCGACAACTAGATGA
- the LOC119355740 gene encoding O-glucosyltransferase rumi homolog isoform X3 yields MAMAVAPAGAVEGQRSSKLVAALSRTSATFLFFSVVAVGAVAVSTRWITTNTTTLQASFPTTAAIPAAAAAVLHPKTQHPNPSPQSPSRQPRPPPAAYSISCPVPSLRLNISHAAKASKSSQTLALALSSPSSCRSSPDPPPATATAAGSSSNSSCPPYFRFIHEDLRPWRAAGGVTRAMLARARATASFRLVVLGGRAFVQRFRPAFQTRDLFTIWGILQLLRRYPGRVPDLDLMFDCVDWPVVRTHLYRGEHAPFMPPLFRYCGDDRTLDIVFPDWSFWGWPEINIKPWDALHKDLKDGNSKVRWFSREPYAYWKGNAAVATSRQELVKCNVSSTQDWNARIYTQDWFKESKEGYKTSDLGSQCTHRFTLCTRSI; encoded by the exons ATGGCGATGGCGGTGGCACCAGCTGGGGCCGTGGAGGGACAGCGGTCCAGCAAGCTCGTCGCGGCGCTGTCGAGAACGAGCgcgaccttcctcttcttctccgtggTCGCCGTCGGAGCGGTCGCCGTATCCACTCGCTGGATCACCACCAACACCACCACT TTGCAGGCAAGCTTCCCCACCACCGCGGCcattcccgccgccgccgccgccgttctccACCCCAAAACACAGCACCCCAACCCATCACCGCAGTCGCCCTCCAGACAACCGCGACCACCACCCGCCGCCTACTCCATCTCTTGCCCCGTCCCTTCCCTCCGTCTCAACATCTCCCACGCCGCCAAAGCGAGCAAATCTTCCCAAACCCTGGCCCTCGCGCTCTCCTCCCCGTCCTCCTGCCGCTCCTCCCCCGACCCCCCACCGGCCACCGCAACCGCCGCCGGCTCATCCTCCAACTCCTCGTGCCCGCCCTACTTCCGCTTCATCCACGAGGACCTCCGCCCATGGCGCGCGGCGGGGGGCGTCACCCGCGCCATGCTCGCGCGCGCCCGCGCCACCGCCAGCTTCCGCCTCGTCGTCCTGGGCGGCCGGGCCTTCGTGCAGCGGTTCCGCCCGGCGTTTCAGACGCGCGACCTCTTCACCATCTGGGGGATTCTCCAACTGCTCCGTCGCTACCCCGGCCGCGTCCCCGACCTCGACCTCATGTTCGACTGCGTCGACTGGCCCGTCGTCCGCACGCACCTCTACCGCGGTGAGCACGCCCCCTTCATGCCGCCGCTCTTCCGGTACTGCGGGGATGACAGGACGCTCGACATCGTCTTCCCAGATTGGTCATTCTGGGGCTG GCCGGAGATCAACATAAAACCATGGGATGCCCTGCATAAAGATTTGAAGGATGGTAATAGTAAGGTAAGATGGTTCAGTAGAGAACCTTATGCTTACTGGAAAGGGAATGCAGCAGTTGCGACATCACGGCAGGAATTGGTTAAGTGTAATGTCTCCAGCACGCAAGACTGGAATGCAAGGATTTACACTCAG GACTGGTTCAAAGAGAGCAAGGAAGGGTATAAGACCTCGGATTTGGGCAGTCAGTGCACTCACAGGTTTACTTTAT GTACAAGATCTATATAG
- the LOC119355743 gene encoding O-glucosyltransferase rumi-like isoform X1, whose protein sequence is MQPPAKAGRLTRSLVVNGGVFIFIAAIVAGAFVSAYWISASARVASIIPAGWGPLPPQQPPAPAPDAAEPATTACPAYFRWIHEDLRPWRATGITRETLEGARRYGAKFRVTVLAGRLYVARYGRCFQTRDVFTQWGILQLLRRYAGRLPDLDLMFNCQDLPVVNAGDHAPPPLFRYCGSEPTLDIAFPDWSFWGWPELNIKPWEALRREISEANAALDWTRRTPYAYWKGNPTVGAARRELLKCNVSRERDWNARIYAQARHNYAARSSVSVMLISARSAFFQDWRTEVRDGFRASDLAKQCTHRYKMYVEGRGWSVSEKYILACDSVALVVRPRFHDFFSRGLVPLRHYWPVRGQCLSIKFAVDWGNSHPGKARVIGGNASLFVQEELTMDNVYDYMFHLLSEYARLLRYKPTVPGGAVEVTVQSMARGRRGLEREFMAGTAVNVSGSAEPCELPSPFGSEELESLRRRKADAARQVETWEER, encoded by the exons TCCGCCTACTGGATATCTGCCAGCGCCAGA GTCGCTTCGATCATTCCTGCCGGTTGGGGGCCCCTTCCTCCGCAGCAGCCACCTGCTCCGGCGCCGGATGCCGCAGAACCAGCGACGACGGCGTGCCCGGCCTACTTCCGGTGGATCCACGAAGACCTGCGGCCATGGCGAGCCACGGGGATCACGCGCGAGACGTTGGAAGGCGCCCGCCGGTACGGCGCCAAGTTCCGGGTGACGGTGCTCGCGGGGCGCCTCTACGTGGCGCGCTACGGCCGGTGCTTCCAGACGCGGGACGTGTTCACGCAATGgggcatcctgcagctgctccggcgCTACGCTGGCCGCCTCCCCGACCTCGATCTCATGTTCAACTGCCAGGACCTGCCGGTCGTCAACGCCGGCGACCACGCGCCTCCGCCGCTGTTCCGGTACTGCGGCAGCGAGCCCACGCTGGACATCGCCTTCCCTGACTGGTCCTTCTGGGGCTG GCCGGAGCTGAACATAAAGCCATGGGAAGCGTTGAGAAGGGAGATCAGTGAGGCGAATGCGGCGTTGGACTGGACGCGCAGGACGCCGTACGCGTACTGGAAGGGGAACCCGACGGTGGGCGCGGCGCGCCGGGAGCTCCTCAAGTGCAACGTCTCCCGCGAGCGTGACTGGAACGCCCGGATCTACGCGCAGGCACGCCACAACTATGCCGCACGTAGTTCAGTGTCAGTGATGCTCATCAGCGCACGCTCTGCATTTTTTCAGGACTGGAGGACGGAGGTACGAGACGGGTTCAGGGCATCGGACTTGGCCAAGCAGTGCACGCACAG GTACAAGATGTACGTGGAAGGGCGCGGGTGGTCGGTGAGCGAGAAGTACATCCTGGCGTGCGACTCCGTGGCGCTCGTGGTGCGGCCGAGGTTCCACGACTTCTTCTCCAGGGGGCTCGTGCCGCTGCGGCACTACTGGCCCGTGCGCGGCCAGTGCCTGTCCATCAAGTTCGCCGTGGACTGGGGCAACTCGCACCCAGGCAAG GCGCGGGTAATAGGAGGAAATGCGAGCCTGTTCGTGCAGGAGGAGCTGACGATGGATAATGTGTACGACTACATGTTCCACCTTCTGAGCGAGTACGCTAGGCTGCTGCGGTACAAGCCCACGGTGCCGGGCGGGGCCGTGGAGGTCACCGTGCAGTCCATGGCGCGCGGAAGGCGAGGGCTGGAGCGGGAGTTCATGGCGGGCACGGCGGTGAACGTCTCGGGCAGCGCGGAACCGTGCGAGCTGCCGTCGCCGTTCGGGTCCGAGGAGCTGGAGTCGCTGCGGAGGAGGAAAGCCGATGCGGCGAGGCAGGTGGAGACGTGGGAGGAGCGGTGA
- the LOC119355740 gene encoding O-glucosyltransferase rumi homolog isoform X1: MAMAVAPAGAVEGQRSSKLVAALSRTSATFLFFSVVAVGAVAVSTRWITTNTTTLQASFPTTAAIPAAAAAVLHPKTQHPNPSPQSPSRQPRPPPAAYSISCPVPSLRLNISHAAKASKSSQTLALALSSPSSCRSSPDPPPATATAAGSSSNSSCPPYFRFIHEDLRPWRAAGGVTRAMLARARATASFRLVVLGGRAFVQRFRPAFQTRDLFTIWGILQLLRRYPGRVPDLDLMFDCVDWPVVRTHLYRGEHAPFMPPLFRYCGDDRTLDIVFPDWSFWGWPEINIKPWDALHKDLKDGNSKVRWFSREPYAYWKGNAAVATSRQELVKCNVSSTQDWNARIYTQDWFKESKEGYKTSDLGSQCTHRYKIYIEGSAWSISQKYILACDSMTLLVTPKYYDFFSRSLMPLQHYWPVRDNNKCASIQYAVNWGNSHKQLAQRIGKEASNFVEQEVNMDHVYDYMLHLLREYAKLLSFKPTKPPEAVEVCPDSLVCQAEGTERKFLMESMVKSAHDSGPCDLPPPFSRRELTMLKRRKENSIRQVEMWERRASTTR, encoded by the exons ATGGCGATGGCGGTGGCACCAGCTGGGGCCGTGGAGGGACAGCGGTCCAGCAAGCTCGTCGCGGCGCTGTCGAGAACGAGCgcgaccttcctcttcttctccgtggTCGCCGTCGGAGCGGTCGCCGTATCCACTCGCTGGATCACCACCAACACCACCACT TTGCAGGCAAGCTTCCCCACCACCGCGGCcattcccgccgccgccgccgccgttctccACCCCAAAACACAGCACCCCAACCCATCACCGCAGTCGCCCTCCAGACAACCGCGACCACCACCCGCCGCCTACTCCATCTCTTGCCCCGTCCCTTCCCTCCGTCTCAACATCTCCCACGCCGCCAAAGCGAGCAAATCTTCCCAAACCCTGGCCCTCGCGCTCTCCTCCCCGTCCTCCTGCCGCTCCTCCCCCGACCCCCCACCGGCCACCGCAACCGCCGCCGGCTCATCCTCCAACTCCTCGTGCCCGCCCTACTTCCGCTTCATCCACGAGGACCTCCGCCCATGGCGCGCGGCGGGGGGCGTCACCCGCGCCATGCTCGCGCGCGCCCGCGCCACCGCCAGCTTCCGCCTCGTCGTCCTGGGCGGCCGGGCCTTCGTGCAGCGGTTCCGCCCGGCGTTTCAGACGCGCGACCTCTTCACCATCTGGGGGATTCTCCAACTGCTCCGTCGCTACCCCGGCCGCGTCCCCGACCTCGACCTCATGTTCGACTGCGTCGACTGGCCCGTCGTCCGCACGCACCTCTACCGCGGTGAGCACGCCCCCTTCATGCCGCCGCTCTTCCGGTACTGCGGGGATGACAGGACGCTCGACATCGTCTTCCCAGATTGGTCATTCTGGGGCTG GCCGGAGATCAACATAAAACCATGGGATGCCCTGCATAAAGATTTGAAGGATGGTAATAGTAAGGTAAGATGGTTCAGTAGAGAACCTTATGCTTACTGGAAAGGGAATGCAGCAGTTGCGACATCACGGCAGGAATTGGTTAAGTGTAATGTCTCCAGCACGCAAGACTGGAATGCAAGGATTTACACTCAG GACTGGTTCAAAGAGAGCAAGGAAGGGTATAAGACCTCGGATTTGGGCAGTCAGTGCACTCACAG GTACAAGATCTATATAGAAGGATCAGCATGGTCTATCAGTCAGAAATATATTCTAGCATGTGATTCCATGACATTGTTGGTCACACCAAAATACTATGATTTCTTTTCAAGGTCTCTTATGCCGCTTCAGCATTATTGGCCAGTTCGGGATAACAATAAATGCGCCTCAATACAATATGCTGTTAACTGGGGCAACTCTCACAAGCAATTG GCACAGCGCATAGGAAAGGAAGCAAGCAATTTCGTTGAACAAGAGGTTAATATGGACCATGTGTATGATTACATGCTTCACCTGTTAAGGGAATATGCCAAGCTTCTAAGTTTCAAGCCAACTAAGCCACCTGAAGCTGTTGAGGTCTGCCCTGACTCTTTGGTCTGCCAAGCTGAAGGCACTGAGAGGAAGTTTCTTATGGAATCCATGGTGAAGTCTGCCCATGATTCAGGTCCATGTGATCTTCCCCCACCTTTCAGCCGCCGGGAGCTCACAATGCTAAAACGGAGGAAAGAAAATTCGATTAGGCAGGTTGAAATGTGGGAGCGGAGAGCTTCGACAACTAGATGA
- the LOC119355743 gene encoding O-glucosyltransferase rumi-like isoform X2 → MQPPAKAGRLTRSLVVNGGVFIFIAAIVAGAFVSAYWISASARVASIIPAGWGPLPPQQPPAPAPDAAEPATTACPAYFRWIHEDLRPWRATGITRETLEGARRYGAKFRVTVLAGRLYVARYGRCFQTRDVFTQWGILQLLRRYAGRLPDLDLMFNCQDLPVVNAGDHAPPPLFRYCGSEPTLDIAFPDWSFWGWPELNIKPWEALRREISEANAALDWTRRTPYAYWKGNPTVGAARRELLKCNVSRERDWNARIYAQDWRTEVRDGFRASDLAKQCTHRYKMYVEGRGWSVSEKYILACDSVALVVRPRFHDFFSRGLVPLRHYWPVRGQCLSIKFAVDWGNSHPGKARVIGGNASLFVQEELTMDNVYDYMFHLLSEYARLLRYKPTVPGGAVEVTVQSMARGRRGLEREFMAGTAVNVSGSAEPCELPSPFGSEELESLRRRKADAARQVETWEER, encoded by the exons TCCGCCTACTGGATATCTGCCAGCGCCAGA GTCGCTTCGATCATTCCTGCCGGTTGGGGGCCCCTTCCTCCGCAGCAGCCACCTGCTCCGGCGCCGGATGCCGCAGAACCAGCGACGACGGCGTGCCCGGCCTACTTCCGGTGGATCCACGAAGACCTGCGGCCATGGCGAGCCACGGGGATCACGCGCGAGACGTTGGAAGGCGCCCGCCGGTACGGCGCCAAGTTCCGGGTGACGGTGCTCGCGGGGCGCCTCTACGTGGCGCGCTACGGCCGGTGCTTCCAGACGCGGGACGTGTTCACGCAATGgggcatcctgcagctgctccggcgCTACGCTGGCCGCCTCCCCGACCTCGATCTCATGTTCAACTGCCAGGACCTGCCGGTCGTCAACGCCGGCGACCACGCGCCTCCGCCGCTGTTCCGGTACTGCGGCAGCGAGCCCACGCTGGACATCGCCTTCCCTGACTGGTCCTTCTGGGGCTG GCCGGAGCTGAACATAAAGCCATGGGAAGCGTTGAGAAGGGAGATCAGTGAGGCGAATGCGGCGTTGGACTGGACGCGCAGGACGCCGTACGCGTACTGGAAGGGGAACCCGACGGTGGGCGCGGCGCGCCGGGAGCTCCTCAAGTGCAACGTCTCCCGCGAGCGTGACTGGAACGCCCGGATCTACGCGCAG GACTGGAGGACGGAGGTACGAGACGGGTTCAGGGCATCGGACTTGGCCAAGCAGTGCACGCACAG GTACAAGATGTACGTGGAAGGGCGCGGGTGGTCGGTGAGCGAGAAGTACATCCTGGCGTGCGACTCCGTGGCGCTCGTGGTGCGGCCGAGGTTCCACGACTTCTTCTCCAGGGGGCTCGTGCCGCTGCGGCACTACTGGCCCGTGCGCGGCCAGTGCCTGTCCATCAAGTTCGCCGTGGACTGGGGCAACTCGCACCCAGGCAAG GCGCGGGTAATAGGAGGAAATGCGAGCCTGTTCGTGCAGGAGGAGCTGACGATGGATAATGTGTACGACTACATGTTCCACCTTCTGAGCGAGTACGCTAGGCTGCTGCGGTACAAGCCCACGGTGCCGGGCGGGGCCGTGGAGGTCACCGTGCAGTCCATGGCGCGCGGAAGGCGAGGGCTGGAGCGGGAGTTCATGGCGGGCACGGCGGTGAACGTCTCGGGCAGCGCGGAACCGTGCGAGCTGCCGTCGCCGTTCGGGTCCGAGGAGCTGGAGTCGCTGCGGAGGAGGAAAGCCGATGCGGCGAGGCAGGTGGAGACGTGGGAGGAGCGGTGA